The genomic segment GAATTTTCTTCAGTCCCAACGGTGCAAACGTCTTTTCGAAAAAGCCCTTGACGCCGCCGGCCCCCGTCCAGCTGGTTTTGACGGTCACGCTCGATCCGGGTCCCGCCGGAGCCACCGTCCAGTTGGTGATCATCGAGGAGTTCGCGTCCTTCTCGATGACGCTGTGACCAGCGACATCGACCGTTGCCTGCACGTCGCGGCTCCGGGATTTGGTGGCTTGAAGCTTCCACTTGACGACGGTGCCCTGGCCCTGGCCGCCCTGCAGCACCTGGTATTCGCTGTAGTGCGAGGACAGGATCTTCGGGCGGACGGTCTGGTAGTCCGCCACCGCGGCGAGCGTGGCCCCGGGCTCGACGTTGATCAAGATGGTGCTGGCTGCGCTGACCTGTGCCATCAGGCGCGACTCCTCTGTTGTGATGCCGCTCGCGAGCGGGTGCACGGGGTGTGGTCGAAGACTAGGGTATATGTGGTGCCAGGATCAGGATCTGCACTCTCGGCTCACACGTCGGGCGTCGATCGGTTGATGGCGAGTTATCGTTCCATCCCCGTAACGTCCGCGGTGCGGCTCGCCAAGCCCACGTCAAACCTGTTCCGCGCCCGCACTAAACGCGATGCCCGCGGTCTGGATACCTCGGGACTGACCGGCGTCCTGAGTGTCGATCCCGAAGCCCGCACCGCCGATGTGGCCGGCATGTGCACCTATCAGGATTTGGTGGCGGCGACCCTGCCCTATGGCCTGTCGCCACTGGTGGTCCCGCAGCTCAAGACCATTACGCTCGGCGGCGCGGTCAGCGGCCTGGGCATCGAATCGGCGTCGTTCCGCAACGGGTTGCCACACGAATCGGTGCTGGAAATGGATATCCTCACCGGCGCCGGCGAATTACTCACCGCATCGCGCGATCAGCACTGCGACCTATTCCGGGCTTTTCCCAATTCCTATGGAACACTGGGCTATTCGACGAGGCTACGGATCGAGCTGGAACCGATCGCGCCGTTTGTGGCGTTGCGGCACATCCGCTTTCACTCATTGCCCGAACTGGTCGCGGCCGCCGAACGCATCATCGACACCGGCGGGCGTGACGGGACCCCGGTCGACTATCTCGACGGCGTGGTCTTCGGTCCCGACGAGAGTTACCTGTGCGTGGGCCGACGCACCACCACCCCGGGGCCGGTCAGCGACTACACCGGAAAAAACATCTACTACCAGTCGATGCAGCACGACACCGCGGATCGGGCGGACACCAAAGACGACCGGCTGACGATGCACGACTATTTCTGGCGCTGGGACACCGACTGGTTTTGGTGCTCACGCGCGTTCGGCGTGCAGAACCCTGCGCTGCGCCGTTGGTGGCCGCGCCGCTACCGGCGCAGCAGCGTCTACTCCAAGCTCGTGGCGATAGATCGCCGGTTCGGGGTTTCCGACCGGATCGAGGCCCGCCATGGGCGTCCGGCTCGGGAGCGGGTGGTCCAGGACGTCGAGGTGCCGATTGGGCGCGCCTGCGAGTTTCTGGAGTGGTTTCTGGACAACGTCCCGATCACGCCGATCTGGTTGTGCCCGTTGAGACTTCGCGATCATGACGGCTGGCCGCTGTATCCGATACCGGCGGAGGTCAGCTACGTCAACATCGGGTTCTGGTCCTCGGTGCCCGCCGGTGACGGTGTGGGGGTTACCAACCGGGCAATCGAGGCGAAGGTCAGTGAGCTCGACGGGCACAAGTCGTTGTACTCCGACTCCTTCTACACCCGTGAGGAATTCGACCAGCTTTACGGCGGCGAGGCCTACAAGGCGGTCAAAAAATCCTACGATCCCGACTCTCGTCTGCTCGATCTCTATGCAAAGGCGGTGCAACGGCGATGACGACGACCAAGGAGCCCGACCACTCCATTACGGGCAAGCTGAACATGGCCGAGGTGCTGGCCATCTTCACCGCAAGCGGCGGGCACCCGCTCAAGTTCACCGCGTACGACGGCAGCACGGCCGGAAGCGCGGACGCTGCGCTGGGACTGGATCTTTGCTCACCGCGTGGCACTACCTACCTGGCGACGGCGCCCGGCGAGCTCGGCATCGCCCGTGCTTACATCTCGGGCGACCTGCAGCCCATCGGCGTGCATCCGGGCGATCCCTACGAGCTGCTCCGAATGCTGGCCGACCGCGTCGATTTCAAGCGGCCGTCAGCGTGGACCCTGGCTCAGGTGGTGCGCTCGATCGGTATCGAACATCTGGTGCCGATTGCGCCGCCGGCGCTGGAAACGCCGCCGCGGTGGCGCCGGTTCGCAGAAGGCTTGCTGCACAGCAAGTCCCGAGATGCGGGGGCGATCCATCACCACTACGACGTGTCCAACACGTTCTACGAATGGGTGCTGGGGCCGTCGATGACCTACACCTGCGCGGTGTATCCGGACGCCGACGCGACTCTGGAAGAGGCGCAAGACAATAAGTACCGGCTGATCTTCGAGAAGCTCAAGCTGCAACCGGGCGACCGGCTGCTCGACGTGGGATGCGGCTGGGGCGGAATGGTGCGGTACGCCGCTCGCCACGGTGTTCGGGCCATCGGCGCGACCCTGTCGGCCGAACAGGCGAAGTGGGCGCAAAAAGCCATCGAGGACCAAGGCCTCGCCGACTTGGCCGAGGTGCGCCACTCCGACTACCGCGACGTGCCGGAGTCGGGCTTTGACGCCGTTTCGTCGATCGGGCTGACCGAGCACATCGGGGTGAAGAATTACCCAGCCTATTTCGCCTTCCTCAAGTCGAGGCTGCGCACCGGCGGTCTGCTGCTCAACCACTGCATCACCCGTCACGACAACGAGCAGCACACGTTTGCGAACGGTTTCACCGACCGCTACGTCTTCCCCGACGGTGAGCTGACCGGTTCGGGACGCATCATGACCGACGTTCAGGACACGGGTTTCGAGGTGTTGCACACGGAGAACTTCCGCCACCACTACGCGATGACGTTGCGCGACTGGTGCCGCAACCTCGTCGAGCACTGGGACGAGGCTGTTGAGGAAGTCGGTCTTGCTGTCGCCAAGGTATGGGGCCTGTACATGGCGGCTTCACGAGTTGCGTTCGACGAGAACAACCTTCAGCTCCATCACATCCTGGCCGCCAACGTGGAGCGGCGCGGCGCCGACAATCTGCCGCTGCGCCCGTGGTGGCGACCTTAGGCTCAGACCCCGTCGATCCGGCGCGCGCCTAACTCGTTCTGCAGCAGCTCGAGTGCGGCCTCTTCGGGGTCGCGACGCGGTGCCGACGGGTCGCTGCGACCGGCTTCGGCGAGCATGTGTTCTTCTTCGTCACGTTGAACGGATTCCGCAGCCGCAGCGTCGCTTACGGGTGCCTCGTCCTCGGCGGGTGGCGGCACGACTCTCCGACGGGGGGGTGCGGGCGCGACCGCACTGCTGGGAGTCGGCGGCGCGACCGGTGCCGACGCCGGGGAGCCGGCGTCGCAACGGACCCGCCAGTTCACGCCGAGCGCGTCCTTGAGCGCGTCCGCGATGACGTCGGCGTTGCGCTGTTCGGACAACCGCTTGGCCAACGGCGCCGACTCGTGCGTGAGCACCAGGGTGTCGCCCTCCACGGCGCGTACGGTGGCGCCGGCCAGCATCACCTCGGTGGTGCGGCTGCGCTCGCGCACCTTGTCGCGCACCGTCGGCCACATCGTTCGCACCGCCGCGGCATTGAGTTCGCCTGGGGCAGAGGGTGGTTCGGGGATGTTGGCCGACTTGTGCTCCGGATTCGGCACCGGGTCGGGGGGCGGCGCCACAACCGATTCGGGAACCGGCTCGGGGTCGGGGTCGGGGTCGGGGTCGGCGGGCTTAACCTCGACCGGTGGGCGCGCGGCCGGGCGGGCAACCGGCTCGGCCGGCGGTGGGGTGGCCACCGGTGCCGCGGGTACGGCGACTGGCGCGGCTTCGGAGGCGGGGATGGACATCGCCAGCCGGGTCTCGATCCGCTCGATGCGGTGCAGCAGCGCCGATTCGGCGTCGCTGGCCGACGGCAGCAGCAGACGTGCACAGACCACTTCGAGCAGCAGCCGGGGCGCGGTTGCACCGCGCATCTCCCCCAGGCCGGCCTGCACCACTTCGGCGTAGCGGGTCAGCGTCCCCGCACCGATTCGGGCCGCTTGATCGCGCATGCGATCCAGCACGTCTTCCGGGGCGTCGACCACGCCACGGCTTATCGCATCCGGAACCGCTTGCAGCACAATGAGATCGCGGAACCGCTCCAGCAGATCGGTGGCAAAGCGGCGCGGGTCGTGCCCGGCGTCGATCACCGACTCGACCGCGCCGAACAGCGCGGCGGCATCCCCGGCGCCCAGCGCGTCGACGGCGTCGTCGATCAACGCGACGTCGGTGGCGCCCAGCAGACCCAGTGCTCGCGGGTAGGTGACGTGGTTGTCGTCGGCCCCGGCCACCAGTTGGTCCAGCACGGAAAGCGTGTCGCGGGGCGAACCACCTCCGGCACGGATCACCAGCGGGTACACCGCGTCGTCGACGACCACGCCTTCTTGTTCGCAGATCCGCCCGATCAGCGAGCGCATGGTCTTGGGGGGCAACAACCGGAACGGGTAGTGATGGGTGCGCGAGCGGATCGTCGGCAGCACCTTCTCCGGTTGGGTGGTGGCGAAAATGAAGATGAGGTGCTCGGGCGGCTCCTCGACGATCTTGAGCAGCGCGTTGAACCCCGCCGTCGTCACCATGTGCGCCTCGTCGACGATGAACACCCGATAGCGCGACTGCGCCGGCGCGTAGAAGGCGCGGTCGCGTAGTTCGCGGGTGTCGTCCACGCCGCCGTGGCTGGCGGCGTCGAGTTCCACCACGTCGATGCTGCCGGGCGCGTTGGGCGCCAGCGCCTGGCAGGAGTCGCACACCCCGCACGGGGTGGCGGTCGGCCCCTGGGCGCAGTTCAGCGACCGGGCCAGGATGCGGGCAGACGACGTCTTTCCGCATCCACGCGGCCCGGAGAACAGGTACGCGTGGTTGATCCGGCCGGCCTCCAGCGCGATGGACAGCGGCTCGGTGACGTGCTCCTGCCCCACCACTTCGGCGAAGGTTGCCGGTCGGTACTTGCGGTAGAGAGCCACGGTCAGCAGGCTACCGGCGCCGTGCGACGACGATGCGGGCACCGCAGGTCCCGCTGAGGAGTCGCACCCTCAACACCGCGACGACGATGCGGGCACCGCAGGTCCCGCTGAGGAGTCGCACCCTCAACACCGCGACGACGATGCGGGCACCGCAGGTCCCGCTGAGGAGTCGCACCCTCAACACCGCGACGACGATGCGGGCACCGCAGGTCCCGCTGTGGGGGCACCTCCCGCTTGCGGGGGAAAGGCCAGCCGTCAGGTGTGCATCAACGGCTTCCAGTGCGCAAGCACGGCGCCGTCGGCGCAGAATCGACGCCGTCAGTTCGCACTCGGCGCCGCGGCGCCCAGCCGGGCCTCGGAAGCCGCCAGCAGCGCGCAGGTCGCCAGCCCGTCGACGGCGTCGCGCAGGTCCGGCAGCGACGGGAAGGTGGGCGCGATGCGGATGTTCTTGTCCTCCGGATCCTTGCGGTACGGGAACGTCGCACCCGCCTCGGTGACGGCGATACCAGCGTCCTTGGCCAGCGCGACGGTCCGGCGCGCGGTCCCGGGCCACACGTCGAGGCTGATGAAGTAGCCGCCCTTGGGGTCGGTCCAGGACGCGATCTTGGAATCGCCGAGCCGCTGCTCGAGGATCTCGAGCGTCAGGGCGAACTTCGGCGCCAGGATCTGCTGGTGGCGTTGCATCTGCAGGCGGACCCCGTCGGCGTCGCCGAAGAATCGCAGGTGCCGCAGCTGGTTGATCTTGTCCGGGCCGATCGATTTCTTCCCCGCGTACTGCAGGTACCAGGCGATGTTGCCCAGCGATCCGCCCAAGAAGCTGACGCCCGCGCCGGCGAAGGTGATCTTCGAGGTCGACGCGAAGACATAGGGGCGGTTCGGGTTACCGGCCGCGGCGGCGAGCCCGAGGATGTCGATCTGGCTCAAGAAGTCGTGCGTCAGGGTGTGCACCGCGTAGGCGTTGTCCCAGAAGATCCGGAAGTCGGCGGCCGCCGTCCGCATCTGCACCAGCCGCCGCACGGTTTCCCAGGAGTAGGTCACGCCGGTGGGGTTGCCGAACACCGGCACCGTCCACATCCCTTTGATCGCGGGGTCGACGGCGACCAGCTCCTCGATCAGGTCGACGTCGGGGCCGTCGTCGCGCATCGGGATCAGGATCATCTCGATGCCCATGGTCTCGGTGATGGCGAAGTGCCGGTCGTAGCCGGGTGCTGGGCACAGGAACTTGATGCTCGGCTCGTCCTTCCAGGGCCGCTGCGAGTCCACGCCTCCGTGGAGCATCGAGAAGGCGACGAGATCGTGCATCAGCTCCAGGCTGGAGTTGTTCCCGGCAATCAGGTTGGGCACCGGGATGCCCAGCAACTCGCCGAAGATGGCCCGGAGTCCGGGCAGGCCGTGCAGGCCGCCGTAGTTGCGGGTGTCGGTCCCCTCGGCGTCGCGGAAGTCGTCGCCGGGCAGGCTCAGCAGCTGGTTGGACAGATCGAGCTGCTCGGGGGCGGGTTTCCCACGGGTCAGATCCAGGTGCAGCTTCTTGGCCTGCAGTTCCGCGTAGTCCTGCTGATGACGGGAGTGCCGTGCGGTGAGCTCTTCGGGGCTGAGGGAATCGAACGCCACCATGCTTTTTGCAGGGCCCTTTCGCTGTCGAACGCCTGAGGGTGACGGGCCGGCTCGCGGCGTAAGCGCTGGTCGCGCGGCCCCACACATAGGGGACCCCGCGCACCCGACAGAGCCCATTGACCCTTGCTGCCTTCCGGCCCTGGGGGAGTTCACAGGATAGACGCCGCGCGGGGTCCATGGCGAGTGTAGTCCCTGGCTCGGGGCAGCCGATGACGGCCGACCGACATTCCACGTTGACCCAGCCGCTACCATTGCCACGGAGGATTCGCCTAGTGGCCTATGGCGCTCGCCTGGAACGCGGGTTGGGTTAACAGCCCTCGCGGGTTCAAATCCCGCATCCTCCGCAAATCGGGTTCACTCGGTTTCCGGACGCGGCCGAACGGTTGTTTGGAATCTGTTTGGCTGCATTTAGGCTGACGTGGGCTCACCAGTATGAGGGAGGCGTATGGGGCGCAAGGTCGCCATACCGTGGCACTTGGTGTTTTCGATCGGTGCTGGCGTCCTCTATTTCCTCTGCGTGTTGCCCCGCTGGTCCGAGTTGATGGGCGACACATCGCGCGGACTGGGGATGGCGGGCCGCATCGGCGCGGGCGCGCTGATCGCCCTGGCCGCGCTGCCCGTGGTGTTCACTCACCTACGGACCCGCAAGCCGGAGCTGGGCATCCCGCAAATGGCCCTGACGATCCGGATCTGGTCGATAGTGGGCCACGTGCTGGCCGGGGTGCTGATCATCGGCACCGCGATCAGCGAGATCTGGCTCAACCTGGACGCTGCCGGACAATATCTTTTCGGGATCTACGGCGCCGCCGCCGCGATTGCCCTGCTCGGATTTTTCGCCTTCTATCTGTCGTTCGTGGCCGAGTTGCCGCCTCCCGCGCCGAAGCCGATCAAGGCCAAGAAGCCCAAGAAGTCCAGGAAGCCCAGTCTGCGCCGTAAGAAGGGCGACGAGGCGGACGCCACCGAAGCCGAAGACATCGAAGACGTCGAAGAAACCGACGAAGCCGACACCGTCACAGCCGCCGAGGCCGTCGGGGACGAAAAGGCCGACGAAGCCGACGATGTCGAAGAAGCCGATGAAGCCGATGAAGCCGAGGCCGAGCCGGAACCAGCCGAAGAACCCATCGAGCCCGCACAAGAACCTGTCGGGCCCACCGCGAAAGCTGTCGACGCCGTCAAAGCCGAGAAGCCGGCTACTGACGACGCCGCCCAGCCGTCCGGCGAGACCGACGAGGACGAGACCGAGACCGAGGAACCCCGCTCCGGGCTGCGCAACCGTCGCCCGGAGGGCAAGGGCTCGCATCGCATGCGGCGCAGGCGCACCCGCGGCGGCGTCGCGCTCGACGAGTGATCAGTCGCGGCGTTTAAGACTCTCCACGTAGTCGGCCAGGCGCTGCTGCGTCTCGTCTGAACCCCACAGCTGGCGTACGTCGGCGTCGGTAGCAGCGCCTTGGCGAATCCGCGCCACGGCCGGGGCGCGTAGCTGGGCCTTCGTAGCGCGATATGCCTCGACCGGCAGCTCGCCAAGCTCGGCGGCCTCGCCCACCGCCGCCTCGATCAGATCGTCGGTGACGATGCGGTGGGCCAGCCCACGCGCGATCGCGTCGGCCCCCCGGTAGGTGCGCGCGCCGAGCAGCACCTCCTCGGCGCCATCCCCGCAGGCATAACGCATCACTTCCAGCGCGGCGACCGGGAAAGAAACACCGACGCGAACCTCGGCCGCACCGATTCCGGCTTCGGGTCCGATCAGCCGGCGATCACAGGCACACGCCAGCACACACCCCCCGGCGATCGCGGCGCCGTTGATGGCGGCCACGGTCGGCCACGGAAAGTTGAACAACGCGTCGAACGTGTCAGACAGCGCCGGAACCAGCCGGTCGGTGTAGTCACGGCCGCCGTCGACCACGCGGTTGAGGTCGACCCCCGCGGAAAACACCCGGCCGGAGCCGGTGACGACCAGCGGACCGTTGCCCGACTCCTGCAGTTCACGAAAGGTTCGGGTCAGCTCTTCGAGCACTTCCACATCGAGGGCGTTGACGCGCCCCGACGACAGGGTCAGCACCCGCACCGAAGCTGTCCCCGTTTTCAACGTCTGGATCTCTATCACAAGGACACTCAAGCATTCGCCGGAAGCGCTACTGCTGGTGGGTCAGTCTGGCCAGGATCACCGGAATATCGGTGTTCTCGTCGCAGTGATAGCTCGCGCAGACGCGGTGATAGCCGTCGGCGATCTGCAGCGGAACACCCGTCACGATGTCGCCGCGCACCAGCAGGATGGGCGAGAGCGCAATGCCTTTCTCGATCTTGGTGAGGTCGGCGGCGACGTGTGGGTTGTCGACCGGCAACAGGCTCAGCCGCGCGGCCCGCAGGATGTCCTTGGCCTTCTTATGCGTCACCGATCCGCTCTGCAGCCGTTTCGCGAGCTTCCTGACCATCGGCGGGTCCGCGAGTAGGTCGAGGTAATCGCAAGCTGCCGGAAAGTCATGTGCCTCAGGCGTTTCCAACCATTTCGCGCTGGCCATCGGATCTCTCCCTTCCTCGGGTCCCCGCCGACGGAGCCTACCGGCTGCACCTGAAAATTGGGATCGGTAGCAACGCCGGAGCTTTGTACTTGCTCCATGACGACGCCAACAGGGCGACGCATGAAGGAAGGAACGACAGTGAAACGTCTTCTCGTGGGCGCAATCGGAACCCTCGGCGTGGCAGCGACCGTGGTGGGCTGCTCGAGCGGCGGCCACACGGCCAGCCCGGCGTCGAGCACGGCCGCCAGCGTCGCCTCCGGGAGCGGTGCTCAGGTCAAGGTCGGCGGCGCCGACCTGGCGGGCGTCAACCCGGCGTCGGTGACCTGCGTGAAGCAGGGCGGCAAGATCGACATCGGTAGCGGCTCCACCGGCGGTGCGCAGCAGGCGCTGGCCGTCGTGATGACCGACGAGGCGACCCCGAAGGTCGAATCGTTGGCGCTGGTGGTGGACGGCAACGCCCTGTCGGTCGCCAACAACATGGGCGCGAAGGTCGGGTCGGCCAACGTGGCAGTCGACGGCAAGACCTACACCATCACCGGGCAGGCGCAGGGCGCCGACCTGAAAAACCCGATGGCCGGGATGATCACCAAGGACTTCAGCATCAAGGTGACGTGCGGTTGATCGGTTCCACTCCGGGCGGCGGGCGTGCCTCACTCACACGTCCGCCGCACCGTCCGGACTTATGATGCAGCCGTGTCGATCTCCGGCGAATTAGCGCGGGCCCGCCGCCTGACATTGGTTGCCGACGAGACCGGCGCCCGGGAACTGTTGCTGTCCCTGATGCCCGCGATCGAGCAAGAAGACCGCGACGACCTGATCCTGGAGGTCTTCGCGCAGCTGGGCGAGATCTACTTGGCGCGGGGCGCGAACGACGGAGTGCACGAGTGTATCCGGCGCATCCGCGACTGCCTGGCGATCTACTCCGCGATTATCGCCGGCACGATGCCGCAAGCCGCCGCTCAGGTGAGGATGCCGGCAGCCGACATACCGCGGATGATCCGTCGCTATTCGCGACGAGCGCAGTTCCTGCAGACCGGCGTGAGCGCCGTGCTGGGCGATCACGAAGGCGCCGAGACGGCCCTGGCCGAGTTGAGCCGCTCCGACGATACGTTTCCCGAGCTGGCCGACGAGCACGCCCGGCTGATCGTGCAAGCGCAGGTGTTGTGCGCGACCGCGCTGTGTGACGACGACCTGCATGTGCGGTCGGTTCCACTGTGGGAGCACGTGGTTGATGCGATCGACCGCCTGGGCGACGACGAATTCGACGACCAGCTGCGGGTGGACGCGTCCACCGCGTACGGCAGGTTCTGTGTCGAGACCGGCCGGCTAACCGAAGCCGAACCCTGGCTGCGTCGCGCCGGCGCTCGAGCGCGGGCGCGGGGATGGGAATTAGCCGAGGCGAGAACGCAATTGGAGCGCGCGGTGGCGCGGTGGCTGGTCAGTGATCACGCGGGGACCGAGCAGCTGGTCGCCGAGGCCTATCCCGTCATCGCACGATATGAACGGGCCCACGACGTCGCGCGGTGCTGGCTGTACCTGGGACTCACCCGGCTGGCATCCGGCGCGCTGGAAGGCGCCGACGAATGCTGGGAGCATGCCGAGCGACACTGGCGCGAGCTGGGAAAGCCATTGCATCTGCACCGCATCCTGTTGCAGCGCAGCTGGATAGCGATTTTTTGGAGCAAATTCGCCGACGCCGTCGAGCTGATCGCCCAGGCCCGGGAACTGCTGGACTCGTCGCCACGCAGCAGTTGGCTACAGTACGCCCAACTCGACAGTCATCTCGGCACGGTGTGGCGCGCGGATGCGTTGGCGGACCTCGGCTTCGACAGCTCGGGCGATCCCGACGAAACGCTGGAGGAAACCGAGGCGCGCCAAGCCGAAGGACTCGGGATCCTGAAGGGTGAGGTCGGCACTCCCGAATACTGGCGTGGCATGGCCAAACTCGAACAGGCCGCCGAGCTCAAGGTACCGGCCGCGCTCGCGGTCGACTCGGTGCGGTTTTCGATCGCCGACGCCGACGCGCGAGCGCGCTGGGCAACCAGCATTTCGGCACCCATCCTGGCCGGGGCCTTCGCCGTCGCGTACGAATGGGAGAACACCCAGCTGATCAGTGAGCTCGTCGAATATCACAGCGCTCGAGGCACTTTCGACACCGACCCGCAACGCCCGACCATCGGCGAATGGGCGTCGACGGGCACCGCTACCGTGCTGGTCGACGCCGACCTGGAACCGGCGCTGGCCGCGGCCGGACCACCGGCGGCCGGCCGTTCGCTCACGCGACTCGGCCCGCTGCCGCCGCTGCAGATGCAGCCCGACAGCCCGCCGATCATGAGCCATTACCGCGCCCTGGCGCTACAACGCTACGGCCGCGACGTCACGGCCACCGAACCCGCCTGGTCGACCTGGCCATGAGCGACCGGCTCACTCTGGTCCTGCGTTACGCCGACGTCGGGATCGCCACCTATGGCAGCTTGCGGATCATCGGACAGCCGTCGCGGACGGTCACCTGGGTAGTGGAGGAGCCGCTGCTGCTGGCGGCCATCGAAGAGCTGACCGACGCCATCCCCGAGCCGCACGGCAGCGAGAGCCGTCGCGACGCCATCGAGCGAGCTTTGGCCACCGGGCCTTTCGCGAATCCGGACACCGAGCTCACCGTCGCCTACATCCTGGGCGTGCTGCTGATCTCGACGCAGGGCTGGCAGCTGCTGAACGAGTGTGTTTCCTCGCCGCGCGCCACGTTGTTCGTGGCCCCCAGTGCGCGGCTGGCCCGCGTTCCCTGGGGGCTGCTCGCGGTGCCGAAATCAGGTCCGAGCAAAGAGGAACTGGTGCGCGCCCGCCAGGACGCCATCACATCCAGTGGTCGGGTGGCCGCCCGGATCCCTTGGCAGCTCGCGAATATCGGCGAACACACCGACGGCCATCGACTGATGGAGTTGGTCGACGTGCTGATGGCGGTGCCGGCGAACATCGTGCACGCGCCTCGCACACCGGCGCGATGGGACGCGCGACGCGACGGTCCGCCGGTGCTGGTCCTCGACCCGCGGGTGCCCGGGCAACGGCCCGACTCCGCACTCGGTTCGGTGCTCGGCAGACCCTCAGCGGAAACGCCATTGGCGCGACACTTCGCCGAACTGATGGGCGACCGTGCAGTACTTCCCGACGTCGACGGGGCGGTCGAACTGTTCCGGCGCCAGGACGCCGACCGGGGCTGGCTAGCCGGCATGCTCGGGCGGGCCCCCAGCAGGCTGCTCTACGTCGGCCACGCGAGTTCTGCTGACGCGCAGCATGATCACGCCGCCCAGGCCGACCGCGCGGCCCTGCATCTCGCTTGTACGGCGGCGGCCCCGGGCGATGCCGACACCATCGGGGACCATCGCCCGCTCACCGCGTCCGACCTGATGGCGCTGCGGCTGCCGATGCCGCCGCGGGTGGCCCTACTGGCCTGCGGGTCGGGCGGCGACTACCGATTCGACGAGGCGACCGGTCTGGTCGCGGCGATGATTCTGGGCGGCGCACAGCTGGTGACCGCCACGCTGTGGTCGCTGCCCACCACCGCCGCTTACCGCCAATTCGCCGCCAACGACGGCGATGCGGCCGATCCGATGTCCGAGGTGGTCGTCGCCGTGGACCACGCGCACGAGGCCGACGACGCGGGATGCGCGGTCAATCGATGGCAGCGCGAACAGATGCGGCGCTGGCGTGACGGAGACCTGGGCGCCAATCCGCTGTACTGGGCCGCACTGGTCACTTTCGCGGTCGACGGCGCACGCTAAACTGCGGCCAGCCACGACGCATGAACGGCCAAGACGTCGTCGGGCAGCGAAAGATCTTCGCGGGCAGCGGGATCGAACGCCACCAGAACGACGAGGCCGGGCCGCAGCACCGACACGTCCAAGTCATCCTCACAGCGCGCCAATCGGCCGATGAACGTCTCGCCCGACACGGCGACCACTTCGATGAAAACCTGCCGCTCACCGGCGACTTTGCGCACGGTGCCGACGCCGACGGTG from the Mycobacterium lentiflavum genome contains:
- a CDS encoding CHAT domain-containing protein; this translates as MSDRLTLVLRYADVGIATYGSLRIIGQPSRTVTWVVEEPLLLAAIEELTDAIPEPHGSESRRDAIERALATGPFANPDTELTVAYILGVLLISTQGWQLLNECVSSPRATLFVAPSARLARVPWGLLAVPKSGPSKEELVRARQDAITSSGRVAARIPWQLANIGEHTDGHRLMELVDVLMAVPANIVHAPRTPARWDARRDGPPVLVLDPRVPGQRPDSALGSVLGRPSAETPLARHFAELMGDRAVLPDVDGAVELFRRQDADRGWLAGMLGRAPSRLLYVGHASSADAQHDHAAQADRAALHLACTAAAPGDADTIGDHRPLTASDLMALRLPMPPRVALLACGSGGDYRFDEATGLVAAMILGGAQLVTATLWSLPTTAAYRQFAANDGDAADPMSEVVVAVDHAHEADDAGCAVNRWQREQMRRWRDGDLGANPLYWAALVTFAVDGAR
- a CDS encoding lipoprotein LpqH, with the translated sequence MKRLLVGAIGTLGVAATVVGCSSGGHTASPASSTAASVASGSGAQVKVGGADLAGVNPASVTCVKQGGKIDIGSGSTGGAQQALAVVMTDEATPKVESLALVVDGNALSVANNMGAKVGSANVAVDGKTYTITGQAQGADLKNPMAGMITKDFSIKVTCG